Part of the Vulgatibacter sp. genome is shown below.
TCACGGTCTACCTGCCCGAGCGCTACCAGGGGGCTCTCGAGAACCTCGAGGAGGTCGTCGCTTCGACCAGGAACGAGAGCGCCGACCCGGTGAAGGAAGACTGCGTGCGGCTCGAGGGAGCGCGCATCCTCCTCATCGACGACGACGCCCGCAATGTCTACGCGATGGCGAGCGTTCTCGAGGGATGCGGCGCCGAGGTCCTCTACGCGGAAGACGGCAAGGGCGGCCTGGCACGGATCGAGGAAGATCCCACGATTGACCTGGTCATCACCGATGTGATGATGCCCGAAGTGGATGGATTCGAGACGATGCGACGCATCCGGAGCAATCCGCTCCACGCGTCGCTTCCCATCCTCGCGGTGACCGCCAAGGCGCTGGAGGAGGACCGGGAGCGCTGCCTCGAGGCAGGTGCCTCCGACTATCTGGCGAAGCCGGTCCAGATCCCCGAACTCCTGGAGACGATTCGACTGTGGCTGCGACGCTAGACAACCAGGCCAGCATCCTCGTCGTCGACGATCAGGGCGCGAATCTCACCGCGCTCGAGGCGATCCTCGAGCCGCTGGGCCAGAAGCTCCTCCTCGTCCGCTCGGGCGAGGAGGCGCTCAAGCAGCTGATGCTCCACGAGGACGTCGCCGTGATCCTCCTCGACGTGCGGATGCCGGGCATCGACGGCTTCGAGACCGCGCGGCTGATCAAGATGCGGGATCGCTCGCGCTTCATCCCCATCGTCTTCCTCACCGGCCTCGGCGAGGACGAGGGCGCGCTCTTCCGCGGCTACGAGCACGGGGCGGTGGACTACATCCGCAAGCCCTTCGACGCCGACGTGCTCCGGTCGAAGGTCCGGGTCTTCGTCGAGCTCCACCAGCGGGGCGTGGCGCTCCAGCGGCAGGCCCAGCTGCTGCGCGAGCACGAGCTCGCGGCGATCGAGCGCCGGCACGAGGAGCGCTATCGATCGCTCATCGATGCGATGCCGCAGTGCGTGTGGGCGCTCGGGCCCGACGGCGAGATCCAATACGCGAACGAGGGATGGCGGAGCTACGCGGCGCTGCGCCGGGGCGAGACGACCCTCGAGGTGCTGCGGCGCTTCATCCACCCCGAGGACGCGCCGGTGATGGAGGTGGCGCGGCGGCGCGCCCTCGACGGCATCTCGCCCTTCGAGGTGCAGTTCCGCCTTCGCCGTGCCCACGACGGCGCGTGGCGCTGGCACCTCGGCCGCGGCGTTCCCCACCGCGACGATCGGGGCACGGTGCTGGGCTGGGTGATCACCGCGACCGACATCCACGACCAGAAGCAGATCGAGTCGGCGCTGCAGCAGACCGAGCAGGCGCTCCGCAAGGCGAGCGAGGCGAAGGACGTCTTCCTCGCCGCTGCCTCGCACGAGCTGCGCACGCCGCTCACCGTGGTGAAGGCCCAGACCGCTCTCACCCTCAGGCGTCTGGCCAAGGCCGGCGGCGACGCCGAGCGCTCGCTGACGATGATCGATCGCCAGATCGGCCGCATGGTCCGCCTCGTCGAGGACCTGCTCGACGTGGGCCGCCTGCAGAGCGGCAGGCTCTCGCTGGAGTGGGAGTCCTTCGACCTCGTCGAGCTCCTTTCGGAGACCCGGGAGCGCATGCAGCTCCTCTCCGACGCCCATCCGATCGAGCTGCACGCGCCGGAGGCGCTGCCGATCGAGGCGGATCGCCACCGGCTCGAGCAGGTGTTCACCAACCTGGTGGCCAACGCGATCCGCTATTCGCCGGACGGTGGCAGCGTGCGCCTCGACGTTGCCGACGAGGGCGACCGGATCCGGATCTCCGTGCACGACGAGGGCGTCGGCATCCCCCTCGACCGGCAGACGGAGATCTTCGAGCAGTTCGGCCAGGCCCACGGCGTTCGCTACGGCGGCCTCGGCCTCGGCCTCACCATCGCCGCCGGGATCGTCGGCCAGCACGGCGGCAGGATCTGGGTGGAGTCGGACGGCAAGCCAGGCGCCGGGACCACCTTCCACGTGGAGATGCCCCGGGCGGCGGAGCTCGGCGCCTCGGGGCTCGCTTAACCTCTGCCGCGTTTCCGATTCTTGTCGACGATGGCGGCGATGATGAGCAGGAAGGCGGCGAGGCGCAGCACGTAGAGATAGGTGCGCGCCTCGTACTCGGGCCCGACGAAGGCGAGCAGCAGCCAGTTCAGGCAGAGGATCCAGAACGCCAGCGCGAAGGCGGCGAAGAGCCGGTCGTGGCTCTCCCGCCAGAAGCGCAGGAAGAAGAGGCCGGCGGCGAAGCTCGCCATGATGATGGCCCCGTTGAGCATGTCGAGGACCATGGGCGTCATGCGGTATCCCAGATGAGGCCGTAGAGCAGCACGCCCAGGGCGAAGACCGCGGCCAGGGTGCGGTAGGCCGAGAGGTCGACGGTCGTGGGTAGGATCACGCGGTCGACGAAGAGCAGCACGTTGTTGATCGCGAGCCCGACGAAGCAGAGCGAGCTCCAGAGCAGCAGCCGCTGGCGCCCACCGATCCAGGCACGCAGCAGCAATACCGCACAGGCGAGGCTCGTCGCAGCGCAGAGCAGGTAGACCGCTTCAGCCATCCGGGTCCTCCCGCCGGAGACGGAACGCATCCGAGAAGCTCCGGATGCGCTCGGATGGTTTGGAGAAGATCAGGGAGATCACCGAGACCCGGTGGGTGTGGTAGCTCTGCGCGAGCTCCTCGACCACGCGGGCGAGCGATTGCGAGCGGGGCGAAAAACAGACGCCGCCCCCTTCCGCCGGAGCGACGAGCCCCGCCTTGCGCAGGTCCTCGAGGCGCTGGCCAGCGGAGCGCGGATCGATCCGGAGCTCGCTCGCTACCCCCTCCGCCGTCCAGGTCCGCTTCGCGCTCGCCCGGATGAGAAGAAGAACCTCGAGCTGCTCGACCGAATCGATGTGCTCGACCACGAAGGTCCGCACTTCCTCGGAGATGCCGCCGTTCACCGCTCCTTCCGCACCCCCGGGGGAGAGTCCCGATGGGCGTTTCGCTCAAGATAGGTACGGTGGGCTGGCGCTCCAATCCCGAAGGAGCGGCGCGGCCCCGGGGCTGGAGACGGGTTGCAAGGGCCACCGGGCGGGGGGCGGGCCACTGCCCCGGGGAGCCGGGGGCCGCACCGTATCTCGTGAGAGGAGGTTCGAATGAACCGGCTGGGGACCGGCCTCGCCGCCGTGGTGATGGCGCTCGGAGCGGCGCTCGGATGCGGTGGCGACGATCCGGACGACATCGAGTTCGAGGTGGCCTGCGGCAACGGCATCGACGAGGACGGCGACGGCCTCCTCGACTGCGCCGACCCGGACTGCGCCGCAGACGCGCTCTGCACCGGGGGCGGGGGTCCGATCGAGATCTGCGACAACGGCTTCGACGACGACGGCGACGGCCGCATCGATTGCGGGGACGGCGACTGCTCCTCCGATCCCTCCTGCCTGCTGTAGGGAGTCGCGCGGCCCGGGCCGTCTTCTGGTACAAGGCGGCCCGTGTTCGAGCACACCATCAGCGAAGACGAGGCGGGACAGCGCCTCGACAAATTGGCCCGCCGGCTGCTGCCCGAGGTGCCGCTCAGCGGCGTCTTCAAGCTGATCCGCACCAAGCGGATCCGGGTGAACGGCAAGCGCTCCCAGGTCGAGTACCTGCTCCAGCCCGGCGACGTGGTGCATTTCCGCGTGGTGCAGCCGGGACCCGAGGCCCTGCGCAGGCCGCGCCCCGCGCCGGCGAAGCTCCCCGAGGTGCCGATCCTCTTCGAGGACGACGCCATCCTCGTGGTCGACAAGCCCGGCGGTCTCGCCGTCCATCCCGGCAGCGGGATCAAGGGCGGCACCCTGGTCGACTGGGCGCGGAACTACCTGCAGGTCGACCCCGAGCAGAAGGACTTCAAGCCCAGCCCGGCGCACCGTCTCGACCGCGAGACCTCCGGGGTCATCGTCGTCGCCAAGAAGCGCAAGGCGATGGTCGGGCTCACGGAGATCTTCACCGCCGGCACCGCGGACAAGACTTATCTCGGCCTGGTGAAGGGCCGGATGCCGCGGCCGGTGGGCACCATCGACCAGCCGCTGGCGGAGCACCAGCAGACGAGCCGTTCCCGGCAGGAACGCGGCGTGAACATGCAGCCGGCGGTGACCCACTACCGCGTCCTCGCCACGGGCGCCGGGGTGAGCCTGCTCGAGTGCACCATCGAGACCGGCCGCACCCACCAGATCCGCCGGCACCTCTCGGCGATCGGCCACCCGATCGTCGGTGACTCGCGCTACGGCGACTTTCCCTTCAACCGGGACGCAGCGAAGACGTGGGGGCTGAAGCGCCAGTTCCTCCACGCGCGGCGGCTCGAGCTCGAGCACCCGACCACCGGGCAGAAGATGGGCTTCGACGCGCCCCTGCCCGACGAGCTGGTGGCGGTGCTGAACGCCGCCGGCATCGCCTGGACCGGCTCGAAGAAGCGCCGCTGATCCGTGCGGAGGCTGGTGCGGTTTGCCGCACTATCTGGCCCCCGGGGCCGGGCGTAGCTTCCCCCTCGTCGGCGCGACCGGAGCGAATCTCCGGTCGAGTCTTCGAGAAGGGAAACAGCAGTGACAAGGCGTATCCGGATCCTCTCCGTCGCCGCTCTCCTCGTCGCAGCAGCCTGCGACACCGAGGAGCCGCGTGCCCGCCAGCAGCAGCCCGAACCAGAGCCCGAACCCACCGGCCGCACCGTGGTCGGCCTGCGCCAGCTCGAATGGCGCTACGCCACGGGCACCGACGTCGCGCCCACGGATCTCGACACCGCCGTGGTGCAGGCGCACTGCCCGGATGGCGAGGGCGGCTGGACCATCCATCCCGGCCACGGCGAGCCCGACGGCACCTTCGTCATCGAAGGCCTGCCCGAGGGGCATTGCTGGGTGCGGATGGACCGCTGGGAAGGCGGCGAGCATCCGCCGGAGGACGAGTACTTCTGGACCGACGCCTCGACCCTCGACTTCGGCACCGTGAAGGTCGAGCGCGAACAGGTCGACTTCTTCGTGGCCTCCACCCGGATCTCCCTGGCCGTCGACGGCCTCGAGGCCTGGGTGCCGGGGGAGCACGAGCTCGGCCTGCTCGTTCCGAACGTCACCTTCTCGCAGTACAACTTCGCCGACTTCCCGGGCTCGGTGGAGGGGATTCCCGGCGCAGGTGAGACCGCGGCCGAGTCGATCTCGTACGAGCTCGCCAACCTCTCCACCCCAGCGTTCTCGGCGGAGAAGGGCGATCGCCCGCTGATCCTGCAGTCGGGGCTCCGGGAGAACGATCGGGGCAACGCCTGGTTCACCCCGCTGCGCGCCTTCGAGGGCGAGCCCTTCTCCCTGGACGAGGGCGGCACCGCCCACGTCGAGGGCACGCTCGTGGAACTCGAGCAGCACACCTACCGGCTCCACTGGGACATCCCAGCGTTCGACGCCCTCGCCGACGGGATCCGGGAGGGAGCCACTCCCTTCGCCAGGGGCTTCGCCTATCTCTCCTCCCGCGGCGTGGAGGAGGACGCGTGGCACCACGGTTCGCGTCCGTGGCAGGCCTTCGTGGTGGCGGACGAGTCGATCTTCGACACCGCCGAGGCGGTGGATTTCGGCGACGTCGTGCACGGCAACCCGATCCCCGGCGGCACCTTCTACGACTGGTACCAGGTCTGGTACCGCACCTTGCTGCCCTGGTTCGACGACAGCGAGCAGGAACTCTGGGCCACCGCCGGCCGCTACGGCGGACCCGCGCCCACGGCAGAGGAGGGCGCCCGCCCCCTGGTGGCCCCGGTCACTGGGATCCGCATCGGCGGCAGGGATGCATCGCAGCCACTGGCAGACGTCGGTCCGCAGCCGACGATCAGCTGGCAGCCCCCTGTTACCGGCGAGATCACCTCCTACGAGATCGACCTCGTCACCCCCGGCGCCGGCGACATGGCGATGGGCGGCTTCTTCCGCAAGGCGGCCCACCTCGTGGTGCCCGGCGACGTCACCGAGATCGTCCTTCCGGTGGATCTGCTCCGCGAGGGCTTCCGCTACGCGGTGATCGTCCGCGCCGTCTCCAGCGAAGGCCAGGAGGTCCGCACCGCGCCGCTGGCCCGGGCGCTTCCCTACGCGTGGGCCGACGCGGTCTCGGAGACCTTCCTGCCTTGAGCCACCCCGACTTTCGCAGCACGAGGAAGATCATGCGCCACGTCGCAAGCAGCCTGATCCCGACGCTCCTCCTTCTCGCCGCCTGCGGCGGAGAGGAGCAGCCCCGTCCCCACGGCAGCGCCGAGAGCCCGATCGAGCCGGCGGCCCGCACCATCGCCGGCAGCGCCGAGTGGAAGTACGTCCGGGTGGACGGCACCCCCAGCGGCAGCTTCCAGGACGACCTGCACAGCTGGGTGATCGAGGCGCACTTCCCCACCGAGCAGGGCTGGGACGTGGTGCCGGGCTACGGCCTCTCGGACGGCACCTTCACCATCCCCGGCGCGCCGGAAGGCGAGTACTGGCTCCGCATGGTGATGCGCCCGTTCGGCCAGGACTTCGTCTGGACCGACGCCACCACGCTGCCGATCGGGACCACCTCGGTGGGCCAGGCCGATCCCGTCCACGCGCCGGCACAGGCGCCGGTGGTGATCCGCGCCGACGGCCTCTCGCCCTGGGAAGACGAGGACGGCCTCGCCTTCTTCGCCCCCGACGCGGTCAACGTCGACAACGGGATCCAGTGGGAGATCGAGGCGGGCGCGCCGGCTTCCGGGGACACCTCGCTCGACCTCACCTTCAACTGGAACGGCAGGCCGCACGTCCGCGTCGAGCAGGGGAGCCCCGCCTTCGTGGTGCAGTCCCGCGCCTTCGCGAGCGATGCCGGCGTCGCCTTCCGGGCGCCGGTGGCAGCGTTCACCCCAGCCGACGTGGTGCAGGGACTCGACGGCACACCGATCGTGCTGGAGGGCAGCTTCGCCTCGCCGCCCGCCCTCGACTTCCAGCTGGCCTACGACGCTGCAGCCTACGACGCGCTGCGCACCGCGATCCACCCCAGCGGCGCGAGCGAACACCCGTTCTACGGCCACGCCCTCTACGCCCACCCGGGCGCGCGGGACGACGGCGAGCTCTTCTACAGCTTCGAGTTCCCGATCTTCGAGATCGCCGACTCGAGCGTGCTCTCCACCTCGGACGATCTCGGGGCCTTCTCCATCCCCAACCCCTACCCCGAGGAATGGGTGGTCCAGTCCTTCTACGCCACCTGGCAGGTGCAGGTCCCCTTCCCGCTGGACGACGGGCAGGAGCGCTTCTTCGAGGCGGTGGTCGGACGCCGCAGCCGCACGCTCTCGACCGAGGCCGAGCCGCTGCGTCCCGTCGTCGGCCCGGTGGGCGAGGTGCGCCTCGACGGCGTGGCCCTCGATACCGATCGCGAGGGGATCGCGCCGCTGGCGGAGCTCTCCTTCGATCCGCCGGCGATCGGCAGCCCCACCAGCTACGTGGTGCAGGTGGCGGAGGCGCTCGTGGATCCGCCGGAGCCCTACTGGCCGGGTTGGTACCTGGTGGCGAACCTCCGCCTCCCCGGCGACGTGACGAGCGTGCGCATGCCCCACAACCTGCTGCGCCCCGGCGGCACCTACCTGCTCGTCGTGCGCGCGGTGCAGGAGGAGGGGCAGGACCTGCGGCTGGCGCCCTACCGCAACGGCGTGGAGTCGGCGATCGCCGACCGCGTCACCTCGATGTTCACCGTCGCCGCCGAGTGATCGCGGCGTGAGAGCAGAGGCGGCCGGCGGGCCTGGACCGGCCGGCCGTCCTCGTTTCCGGAGAGAATGAAATGAGCGGAGCACCGCGCATCGATTTCTACAGCAACTTCCACAAGGGGCTGCGCCGCCTGCACTTCGACTTCGCGGTCCTCGCCGGCTCGACCGATCCGCACGACGCCGCAGCGGTCGAGCACCTGCGCGTGCGCTTTCGCCAGATCGTCCACGTGCTCCACGCCCACGCCCGCAACGAGGCGACGTACATGCACCCGGTGCTGGCGCGCCACCTGCCGGAGGCCCACGCCTCCCTCGAGCTGGAGCACGCGGGCCACGACACCGAGCTCGCCACCCTGCAGGCGCAGCTCGATCGGATCGCCACCGTCGCGCCCGAGAACCGTCAGGACGCGGCGATGACCTTCTACCGCTCCTACAACCGCTTCCTCGCCAGGCAGCTCGAGCACCTTGCCGAGGAGGAGTCGCTCCTGCCGCATCTGTGGGAGCGCTGCGATCCTTCGGAGCTCGCCGAGGCGCTGGGGCGCTTCAAGGAGGCGCTCACGGTGGAGAAGCTCGCCTCGGATTGGACGATGATGCTGCCTGCGCTCAACGCGCCGGAGCGCCACGCGATCCTCGGCATGGTGCTGGCGAAGCACTGACCCCGCATGTGCGGCCTCCGCCCACCACACGCCGGTTGCGGGCAGGCGGGGCGGGCCTGCCTGCTCGGGCGTTGTGCGGGGGGGATGGGTGCACTAACCTCCCCGCCGAATGGCTGACGAAGGCAAGCGCCCCCAGGGGCCCGACGAGAGCGCCCCGACCCAGGGTGCATCCGTTCCGACGAAGAAGAAGACCTGGCTGAAGCGGATCGCCGGCGCGAGCCTCGGGCTCGTGCTCCTCGGCGGTATCGCTGCAGCCGGCGCCGTGTACTGGGCGTACGACACCTATGGCGCCGATCTGCCCCGTGTGCCAGACGTGCACGAATGGCATCCGCCGATCCTCTCGGAGGCCTACGCCACCGACGAGGTCCTCCTCGCCGAGTTCTTCGCCGAGCGGCGGAAGGTGGTCCCCTACGAGCGGATCCCGAAGAAGCTCGTGCAGGCCTTCGTGGCCTCCGAGGACAACGTCTTCTTCGACCACCCCGGCTTCGATCCGATCGGCATCGCCGGCGCCGCCTGGAAGAACTTCACCGCGGGCCGCGTCCGCGGCGGCGGCTCCACGCTGACCCAGCAGACCGCCAAGGCGCTCCTCATCTCCGCGGAAGGCTACGACAAGGGCCGCGAGAAGACGATCCGCCGCAAGATCAAGGAGCTTCTCCTCGCGCTCGAGCTTGAGCGCAAATTCACCAAGGAGGAGATCCTCTGGCTCTACCTGAACAACGTCTACCTCGGGCACCACAGCTACGGCGTCCAGTCGGCGGCGGAGAACTACTACCGCAAGAACGTCGAGGACCTCACCCTGCCCGAGATCGCGCTGATCGCCGGCCTGCCCCAGGCGCCTTCGCGCTACTCGCCCTTCACCAACCCGAAGAACGCCGCCGAGCGCCGGGAGTACGTCCTCCGCCGCATGGCGGAAGAGGGGATGATCAGCGAGGAGCAGCGGGCCAGCGCAGCGGCGGAGCCGATCCGCGTCCACCCGGTGGAGGACGTCTTCGGCGACACGGCTCCCTTCTTCGCCGAGCACGTGCGCCGCGACATCGTCGACCGCTACGGCAACCAGCGGATGCTCGGCGACGGCCTGAAGATCTGGTCCTCGATGAACTCGGAGAACCAGCGCTTCGCCCAGAACGCGATGCTGAAGGGGCTCCACCACGTCGATCACCGCCAGGGCTTCTCCGGCCCGGTGGGGAAGGTGGCGAAGAACGACCAGGCGGCGAAGCTGAAGGCCTTCGACGCGGTGCTCGAGGCGCGCGGCGGCGCGAAGCTCGAGCGTGATCGCATCTACGTGGGGCTCGTCACCGCCGTCGAGGCGAAGAAGGCGACGGTCAAGCTCGGCACGAAGCTCGAGGGCGAGCTGCCCCTGGGGGCCGCCCGTTGGGCGCGCAAGCCCAACTCCGAGGCCTACTTCCCCTCCTCGCTCATCACCTCGCTCGAGGGCGTGGTCGAGCCGGGCGACCTCGTCGTGGTGCGCGGCGCCATCGCCGAGGACATCGGCATGGACTCGGAGAAGGCGGGGCTGAAGCGGACCTACGGCGCCGACGGCGTCTTCCTCGCGCTGGAGCAGGAGCCGGAGCTGCAGGGCGCGATCGTCTCGATCGATCCCTGGAGCGGCTACGTGGTGGCGATGATCGGCGGCTACGACTTCGACGCCTCCGAGTTCAACCGCGCCTTCCAGTCCTGCAGGCAGCCGGGCTCCTCCTTCAAACCGATCGTCTACTCGGGCAACTTCGAGCTGGGCAGGGATCCCACCGACTCGCTGCGCGAGCGGCCTTTCACCCCGGCGTCG
Proteins encoded:
- a CDS encoding fibronectin type III domain-containing protein, yielding MTRRIRILSVAALLVAAACDTEEPRARQQQPEPEPEPTGRTVVGLRQLEWRYATGTDVAPTDLDTAVVQAHCPDGEGGWTIHPGHGEPDGTFVIEGLPEGHCWVRMDRWEGGEHPPEDEYFWTDASTLDFGTVKVEREQVDFFVASTRISLAVDGLEAWVPGEHELGLLVPNVTFSQYNFADFPGSVEGIPGAGETAAESISYELANLSTPAFSAEKGDRPLILQSGLRENDRGNAWFTPLRAFEGEPFSLDEGGTAHVEGTLVELEQHTYRLHWDIPAFDALADGIREGATPFARGFAYLSSRGVEEDAWHHGSRPWQAFVVADESIFDTAEAVDFGDVVHGNPIPGGTFYDWYQVWYRTLLPWFDDSEQELWATAGRYGGPAPTAEEGARPLVAPVTGIRIGGRDASQPLADVGPQPTISWQPPVTGEITSYEIDLVTPGAGDMAMGGFFRKAAHLVVPGDVTEIVLPVDLLREGFRYAVIVRAVSSEGQEVRTAPLARALPYAWADAVSETFLP
- a CDS encoding sensor histidine kinase, with the translated sequence MAATLDNQASILVVDDQGANLTALEAILEPLGQKLLLVRSGEEALKQLMLHEDVAVILLDVRMPGIDGFETARLIKMRDRSRFIPIVFLTGLGEDEGALFRGYEHGAVDYIRKPFDADVLRSKVRVFVELHQRGVALQRQAQLLREHELAAIERRHEERYRSLIDAMPQCVWALGPDGEIQYANEGWRSYAALRRGETTLEVLRRFIHPEDAPVMEVARRRALDGISPFEVQFRLRRAHDGAWRWHLGRGVPHRDDRGTVLGWVITATDIHDQKQIESALQQTEQALRKASEAKDVFLAAASHELRTPLTVVKAQTALTLRRLAKAGGDAERSLTMIDRQIGRMVRLVEDLLDVGRLQSGRLSLEWESFDLVELLSETRERMQLLSDAHPIELHAPEALPIEADRHRLEQVFTNLVANAIRYSPDGGSVRLDVADEGDRIRISVHDEGVGIPLDRQTEIFEQFGQAHGVRYGGLGLGLTIAAGIVGQHGGRIWVESDGKPGAGTTFHVEMPRAAELGASGLA
- a CDS encoding penicillin-binding protein 1A; this encodes MADEGKRPQGPDESAPTQGASVPTKKKTWLKRIAGASLGLVLLGGIAAAGAVYWAYDTYGADLPRVPDVHEWHPPILSEAYATDEVLLAEFFAERRKVVPYERIPKKLVQAFVASEDNVFFDHPGFDPIGIAGAAWKNFTAGRVRGGGSTLTQQTAKALLISAEGYDKGREKTIRRKIKELLLALELERKFTKEEILWLYLNNVYLGHHSYGVQSAAENYYRKNVEDLTLPEIALIAGLPQAPSRYSPFTNPKNAAERREYVLRRMAEEGMISEEQRASAAAEPIRVHPVEDVFGDTAPFFAEHVRRDIVDRYGNQRMLGDGLKIWSSMNSENQRFAQNAMLKGLHHVDHRQGFSGPVGKVAKNDQAAKLKAFDAVLEARGGAKLERDRIYVGLVTAVEAKKATVKLGTKLEGELPLGAARWARKPNSEAYFPSSLITSLEGVVEPGDLVVVRGAIAEDIGMDSEKAGLKRTYGADGVFLALEQEPELQGAIVSIDPWSGYVVAMIGGYDFDASEFNRAFQSCRQPGSSFKPIVYSGNFELGRDPTDSLRERPFTPASILIDAPIVTDDPENNLRWKPQNFDQTFMGEVTAAYALVNSMNIPAVKALENLSVRQAVDWANKIGITSKLNEDFSIALGSSCVTLWDLANVYAAFDRGGTRPETKFLRKVEDRFGRTLEDHTWYADGWAPLKDRIAAGYAELWSEPERVMSEETAYITTQLLNQVTLYGTAASAGRMNNKWKIAGKTGTTNDSFDAWFMGYSVDLVTGVWVGYDRYDHPPMGRYEQGGRTALPIWRDYMENALDGRPQRDWKQPAGINWMTVNLKTGRPGGGEGSRALPFKRGTEPSASTPAGDGGTVDPALFMGLP
- a CDS encoding DUF5985 family protein produces the protein MTPMVLDMLNGAIIMASFAAGLFFLRFWRESHDRLFAAFALAFWILCLNWLLLAFVGPEYEARTYLYVLRLAAFLLIIAAIVDKNRKRGRG
- a CDS encoding DUF5985 family protein, with protein sequence MAEAVYLLCAATSLACAVLLLRAWIGGRQRLLLWSSLCFVGLAINNVLLFVDRVILPTTVDLSAYRTLAAVFALGVLLYGLIWDTA
- a CDS encoding RluA family pseudouridine synthase, which codes for MFEHTISEDEAGQRLDKLARRLLPEVPLSGVFKLIRTKRIRVNGKRSQVEYLLQPGDVVHFRVVQPGPEALRRPRPAPAKLPEVPILFEDDAILVVDKPGGLAVHPGSGIKGGTLVDWARNYLQVDPEQKDFKPSPAHRLDRETSGVIVVAKKRKAMVGLTEIFTAGTADKTYLGLVKGRMPRPVGTIDQPLAEHQQTSRSRQERGVNMQPAVTHYRVLATGAGVSLLECTIETGRTHQIRRHLSAIGHPIVGDSRYGDFPFNRDAAKTWGLKRQFLHARRLELEHPTTGQKMGFDAPLPDELVAVLNAAGIAWTGSKKRR